From Marinobacter alexandrii, one genomic window encodes:
- a CDS encoding VOC family protein produces MRANWFELPVNDIERAKKFYEAIFSIQMADNLEMGTSVMSFFPFEAEQQGATGTLIKQESYIPSHEGTMVYFSVDEINDVTPLIESAGGKIINEKFSIGEHGSVAHFEDSEGNRVALHQDA; encoded by the coding sequence ATGAGAGCTAATTGGTTTGAACTACCTGTAAATGATATAGAAAGAGCGAAGAAGTTTTATGAAGCTATTTTTAGTATTCAAATGGCTGATAATCTAGAAATGGGAACTTCTGTTATGTCTTTCTTCCCGTTTGAAGCAGAACAACAAGGTGCTACTGGCACATTGATTAAACAAGAGAGTTATATCCCATCGCATGAAGGTACTATGGTCTACTTTTCGGTAGATGAGATAAATGACGTAACTCCTTTGATCGAATCCGCTGGCGGAAAAATAATTAATGAAAAATTTAGCATTGGTGAGCATGGTTCTGTTGCTCATTTTGAAGACTCTGAAGGAAACAGAGTGGCATTACATCAAGATGCGTGA
- a CDS encoding FtsX-like permease family protein, producing the protein MNLPFFISKRIAKESTGSFSSTINRIAVVSIGLGLAVLILAFMVLFGFKREITDKIYSFSGHLIVNKYTLSTSFEETTITVNDQLLEDLKSYPLTERVQPYAMKAGLLRTEEEVQGVIIKGVDHSFDTTDFNKHMIAGRFPDLSGESYSTEVALSNRVANYLELKVDDEVLIYFVQNPPRFRRLLVTGIYETGLEEFDEKIILADLDLIRRINNWPDTLAGGIEVFISDTDKLDQAWNDLFNSLGIDLYVDKVTDRYVQIFEWLNLLNRNVVILLTIVLFVSGTSIISILLILIMEKTQMIGVLKSLGASNETIRRIFVFNGLQLIVKGLLWGNVIGLSLGLIQQYFRIIPLDAANYYMSHVPIEIDVLTIIGLNILVLVLIGLTLLIPVAIISRVKPVKAIRFD; encoded by the coding sequence ATGAATCTTCCATTTTTTATATCAAAACGTATTGCAAAGGAATCCACAGGTTCTTTTTCCAGCACTATCAATCGCATTGCAGTAGTGAGTATTGGATTGGGTTTGGCTGTGTTGATACTAGCTTTTATGGTGCTTTTTGGTTTTAAAAGAGAGATTACAGATAAGATTTACAGTTTTAGTGGGCATTTAATTGTTAACAAATACACATTGTCAACCTCATTTGAAGAAACAACGATAACTGTTAATGATCAACTATTAGAAGATTTAAAATCATATCCTTTGACAGAAAGAGTTCAGCCTTATGCAATGAAGGCTGGATTGCTGAGAACGGAGGAAGAGGTGCAAGGGGTGATCATTAAGGGAGTTGATCACTCTTTTGATACAACGGATTTTAATAAGCATATGATTGCGGGTAGATTTCCTGATTTATCAGGTGAATCGTATTCTACAGAAGTTGCGCTCAGCAACCGAGTCGCAAATTATCTTGAATTAAAAGTAGATGATGAGGTGCTTATATATTTTGTTCAGAATCCACCTCGTTTTAGACGACTTCTGGTCACTGGAATTTATGAGACAGGTTTGGAGGAGTTTGATGAGAAAATCATATTGGCGGATTTAGATCTTATTCGCAGAATAAACAATTGGCCAGATACATTGGCAGGGGGAATAGAAGTATTTATTTCTGATACGGATAAATTGGATCAAGCTTGGAATGATCTCTTTAATTCGCTAGGAATAGACCTTTACGTGGATAAAGTAACAGATCGCTATGTTCAAATTTTTGAATGGTTGAATCTATTGAATCGCAATGTTGTGATTCTCTTAACAATCGTGCTATTCGTTTCAGGAACTAGCATTATCTCCATTTTATTGATCCTAATCATGGAAAAAACACAAATGATTGGTGTATTAAAATCACTTGGTGCATCTAATGAAACTATTAGGAGAATTTTTGTTTTCAATGGCCTCCAATTAATTGTAAAAGGTCTTTTATGGGGAAATGTAATTGGACTATCACTCGGCCTAATTCAACAATATTTTAGGATTATTCCTTTGGATGCTGCCAACTATTATATGAGTCATGTACCTATTGAAATAGATGTTCTAACAATTATTGGATTGAATATTTTGGTTCTGGTTTTGATTGGATTGACACTACTTATCCCTGTAGCAATTATCTCTCGAGTAAAACCTGTGAAAGCAATTAGATTCGACTAA
- a CDS encoding arginase, producing the protein MSKIQIVEVRSEFGAGTRGASLGIDAIKLASAKLGSNFFSKYPTQIVDLGNHQALFEEEENRTAKYIEEIHKVEIKVCDTIAQLSSTKFPIVLAGDHSSGGGTLSGIKKANPTKRIGAVWIDAHADLHTPYTTPSGNVHGMPLAMSLSADNKENAVNELTPKVSMLWEKMKNVGLDGPKLNPEDIVFIALRDTELPEDSFIEKHGIKVFKVEEVREKTTKTIVEETLKYLKDCDLICISFDVDSMDPDDVSWGTGTPVPGGLTKEEAVEINRGLIENPKIASWEMVEVNPLLDKENAMGEAAFEILEAVVKAKK; encoded by the coding sequence ATGAGTAAAATACAAATCGTTGAAGTTAGATCGGAATTTGGAGCTGGCACAAGAGGAGCAAGTCTCGGAATCGATGCGATCAAACTCGCAAGTGCCAAGCTTGGTTCGAACTTTTTCTCGAAATACCCCACTCAGATTGTAGATTTAGGAAACCATCAAGCGCTTTTTGAAGAAGAAGAGAATAGAACGGCAAAATATATTGAGGAAATACACAAGGTGGAGATTAAAGTATGTGATACAATCGCTCAGCTCTCGTCTACCAAATTTCCAATTGTTTTGGCTGGCGATCATTCTTCAGGTGGTGGTACATTGAGCGGAATTAAGAAAGCTAACCCAACCAAGCGTATCGGGGCAGTATGGATTGATGCTCACGCTGACCTTCATACTCCATACACGACCCCATCGGGCAATGTTCATGGGATGCCATTAGCAATGAGTCTTTCGGCCGATAATAAAGAAAACGCAGTGAATGAATTGACTCCTAAAGTATCTATGCTTTGGGAGAAAATGAAAAACGTAGGTTTAGACGGACCTAAACTCAATCCAGAAGATATTGTCTTTATAGCATTAAGAGATACAGAATTACCAGAAGACTCATTTATCGAAAAACATGGAATTAAGGTCTTTAAAGTGGAGGAAGTAAGAGAAAAAACAACAAAAACGATTGTTGAAGAAACTCTTAAGTACCTGAAAGACTGTGACCTTATATGCATTTCCTTTGATGTGGATAGTATGGATCCAGACGATGTATCGTGGGGCACTGGAACCCCCGTGCCTGGAGGCCTAACGAAGGAGGAAGCCGTAGAGATAAACAGAGGATTAATTGAAAATCCTAAGATTGCTAGCTGGGAAATGGTTGAAGTCAACCCATTATTGGATAAGGAAAATGCAATGGGAGAGGCAGCATTTGAGATTCTTGAGGCTGTAGTAAAAGCTAAAAAGTAA
- a CDS encoding DoxX family protein, giving the protein MEKRNKIIYWIATGLLSLLMVLSSSMYFFNTDQVAEIFVALGYNERIVIPLAILKILGVATIITNLSKTLKEWAYFGFLLDFILALEGHLSANDGGHYTAIAAIALWIISYTYNKKVYID; this is encoded by the coding sequence ATGGAAAAAAGAAATAAAATCATTTACTGGATAGCTACCGGACTATTAAGTCTTCTTATGGTGTTGTCCTCATCAATGTACTTCTTTAATACAGATCAAGTTGCCGAGATTTTTGTTGCACTGGGGTACAATGAACGCATTGTTATTCCCCTGGCCATTCTCAAAATCTTAGGAGTAGCTACAATCATCACAAACCTTTCGAAAACGCTAAAAGAGTGGGCATACTTTGGCTTTTTGTTAGACTTTATCCTGGCATTGGAAGGACACTTATCAGCTAACGATGGAGGTCACTATACTGCAATTGCTGCAATTGCGCTTTGGATCATCTCATACACCTACAACAAAAAAGTATACATCGACTGA
- the menA gene encoding 1,4-dihydroxy-2-naphthoate octaprenyltransferase produces MKSWIKAFRLRTLPLAISGWMVGLSLASSNATPDYGIAGLTLLTAILLQVLSNLANDYGDASSGVDNVRTGEARMVSSGKISPQAMKKAIIVFSILSFLSGVSLLYLAFPNDWTTALVFMLIGLIGIAAAIKYTVGKNPYGYAGFGDVFVFVFFGIVLVFGTYFLQTNMLNWYILLPAASIGLFSVGVLNVNNVRDLDSDKSAGKNSIPVRIGRAKAINYHTFLLVSGMLLSVIYVFVNYNSWTNFIFVLIAGLFLSNIRAVANKPADQLDPYLKQMAISTLLFSILFSIGQLINLFF; encoded by the coding sequence ATGAAATCTTGGATTAAGGCTTTTCGGTTAAGAACATTACCACTTGCTATTTCTGGCTGGATGGTAGGACTTTCATTGGCGAGTAGCAATGCTACACCAGACTATGGAATTGCCGGGTTGACTTTGTTAACGGCAATTTTGCTGCAAGTCCTTTCCAATCTTGCAAATGATTATGGAGATGCTTCTTCTGGTGTGGACAATGTAAGAACAGGGGAGGCTCGAATGGTGAGCTCAGGGAAAATCTCACCTCAAGCGATGAAAAAAGCGATCATAGTCTTTTCAATTCTCTCATTTCTATCAGGGGTTTCACTGCTATACCTCGCTTTTCCGAATGATTGGACAACCGCTTTAGTTTTTATGCTTATTGGACTAATTGGCATTGCTGCGGCTATCAAGTATACTGTAGGAAAAAACCCATATGGATATGCTGGTTTTGGAGATGTTTTTGTGTTTGTCTTTTTTGGAATCGTACTAGTTTTTGGAACTTACTTTCTCCAAACGAATATGCTGAACTGGTACATATTACTGCCAGCAGCTTCCATAGGACTATTCAGTGTAGGAGTTTTAAATGTCAATAACGTGCGAGATCTTGATTCTGATAAATCAGCCGGTAAGAACTCGATACCGGTAAGAATTGGAAGAGCAAAAGCGATAAACTATCATACCTTTCTTTTAGTGAGTGGAATGCTACTAAGCGTGATATATGTGTTTGTAAACTACAATTCATGGACAAACTTTATTTTTGTACTAATAGCAGGACTTTTCCTATCTAACATTAGAGCTGTAGCTAATAAACCTGCTGATCAACTTGATCCGTATTTGAAACAAATGGCTATTTCTACATTACTATTCTCAATACTTTTCTCCATTGGGCAGTTGATCAACTTGTTTTTCTGA
- a CDS encoding DUF1343 domain-containing protein — MWKLIYISTLLFLSCSNEQQEDSTEIQVGAQKIQQYIPLLENKKVGLTVNHSSVVQGTHLTDTLMSSGIDVVKVFTPEHGFSGSLSDGLEVNYDNSNSAFQLISLYGKNKKPTREQVADLDVMVFDMQDVGARFYTYISTMHYVMEACAENRIPMIILDRPNPNGSYVDGPVLDTAFQSFVGMHPIPIVHGMTVGELAMMINEEGWLKNGVKVDLRIIKVEKWDHSIPYSLPIKPSPNLPDDLSISLYPSLCLFEGTIMSVGRGTDYAFQQIGHPEYPDTTNSFTPISREGAKWPPYEDQICYSESWIGQKPRYSFSLKPLIEAYQLMNRSDFFNDYFKRLAGTNQLQKQIESGMSEEEIRQSWKAEIDQFKGKRAKYLLY; from the coding sequence ATGTGGAAGCTCATTTATATTTCAACCCTGCTCTTTCTCAGTTGCTCAAATGAGCAACAGGAAGATAGCACCGAAATTCAGGTTGGTGCTCAAAAAATCCAACAATACATTCCATTGCTGGAGAATAAGAAGGTAGGTCTAACGGTAAATCACAGTTCTGTTGTTCAAGGCACACACTTAACTGACACATTGATGTCTTCGGGCATTGATGTAGTTAAAGTATTTACTCCGGAACATGGTTTTTCTGGAAGTTTGAGCGATGGCTTGGAAGTCAACTACGATAATTCAAACTCAGCCTTTCAATTGATTTCACTATATGGAAAAAATAAAAAGCCAACACGCGAACAAGTTGCTGACCTGGATGTGATGGTTTTTGATATGCAAGATGTTGGTGCTCGTTTTTACACCTACATCAGCACCATGCACTATGTCATGGAAGCATGTGCCGAAAATAGGATTCCAATGATTATTTTAGATCGCCCCAATCCAAATGGAAGTTATGTTGATGGGCCTGTTTTGGATACCGCCTTTCAGTCTTTTGTTGGAATGCACCCAATACCAATTGTGCATGGCATGACCGTTGGAGAATTGGCCATGATGATAAATGAAGAAGGTTGGCTGAAGAATGGAGTAAAAGTGGATCTTCGAATTATCAAAGTGGAGAAATGGGATCATTCCATACCATATTCCCTCCCTATAAAACCATCACCAAATCTTCCCGATGATTTAAGCATTTCTCTGTACCCTAGTCTTTGCCTATTCGAAGGAACCATCATGTCTGTTGGCAGAGGTACAGATTATGCCTTTCAACAAATCGGTCATCCGGAATATCCTGATACGACAAATTCCTTTACTCCAATTTCACGTGAAGGAGCAAAATGGCCCCCATATGAAGATCAGATATGTTATAGCGAATCCTGGATAGGTCAAAAACCAAGGTATTCTTTCTCGTTAAAGCCATTAATTGAAGCCTACCAATTAATGAATCGCTCTGACTTTTTTAATGATTATTTTAAAAGACTTGCAGGGACAAATCAGCTACAAAAGCAAATCGAATCTGGCATGAGTGAAGAAGAAATACGTCAATCCTGGAAGGCTGAGATAGATCAATTCAAAGGAAAACGAGCTAAATACTTACTTTATTAA
- a CDS encoding arginine deiminase-related protein, which translates to MSAPRLIMVRPTCFGSNPETLNDNVFQKGTISDSNTSKEAQKEFDAMVSLLRSNEIEVLVFDDPVTPKTPDSVFPNNWFSTHQNGKVFLYPMMSRIRREERRSEFIEYLKNEFEISGVIDLSQYEQDRYFLEGTGSMVLDHQSKIAYMCKSERSSKKVLSRFCKQSGYRSFVFHSIIDGKPVYHTNVIMGIGSEFVIACVESMREKELFRNLVNDSNKELIEITISQVRSFLGNCLEVLSRNGKKYLIVSHQAFLSLTEKQKNRLINFAKLLPVSIPTIEKYGGGSVRCMLAENYLSKKDQQIHA; encoded by the coding sequence ATGTCAGCACCACGTCTCATAATGGTAAGGCCGACTTGTTTTGGTAGCAATCCCGAGACACTAAATGATAATGTTTTCCAGAAGGGGACTATTTCTGACTCAAACACTTCAAAGGAGGCACAAAAAGAGTTTGATGCTATGGTATCTCTTCTTCGATCAAATGAAATAGAGGTTTTGGTGTTTGACGATCCTGTTACACCAAAAACTCCCGATTCTGTATTCCCTAATAATTGGTTTTCTACCCATCAAAATGGTAAAGTTTTTCTATATCCTATGATGAGTAGGATAAGACGTGAGGAGAGACGGTCAGAATTCATTGAATACTTAAAAAATGAATTTGAAATATCCGGTGTGATTGACTTGAGCCAATATGAGCAAGATAGATACTTCCTTGAAGGAACAGGGAGTATGGTTTTAGACCATCAATCAAAGATTGCCTATATGTGTAAGTCGGAAAGGTCCTCTAAAAAAGTACTAAGTCGATTTTGTAAGCAGTCGGGATATCGCTCTTTCGTTTTTCATTCCATTATTGATGGCAAACCAGTTTATCACACAAATGTGATCATGGGTATCGGATCCGAGTTTGTAATTGCATGTGTAGAGTCAATGAGAGAGAAAGAATTGTTTAGAAATTTGGTGAATGATAGTAATAAAGAACTTATTGAAATTACCATCTCTCAAGTCAGGTCCTTCTTAGGAAACTGTCTGGAGGTACTGTCTAGAAACGGGAAGAAATATCTTATCGTTTCTCATCAAGCTTTTCTATCGCTAACTGAGAAACAAAAAAATAGATTAATCAACTTTGCGAAGTTGTTGCCAGTGTCTATTCCTACCATTGAAAAATATGGTGGAGGAAGTGTTAGATGTATGTTGGCAGAGAATTATTTAAGTAAAAAAGATCAGCAAATACATGCTTGA
- a CDS encoding pirin family protein → MSNTDLIIEERSRDIGDFLVGRLIPFRKKRMVGPFIFIDHMGPSTVGPGSYLDIDQHPHIGLSTLTYLFEGEIQHKDSIGSNQHIMPGSVNWMTAGKGVTHTERTPQPLRDGRSFIMHGYQIWVALPKHLEDIEPSFHHMDGSELPTWSDKGAKFKLVAGKGFGRESPLPVHSELFMIEIETDGDYELDIQGHLKGEIGICIVKGGITACNQKISKGNMLVSKTDDACQLKVDTKSRILLFGGEAFPEERHIFWNFVSSDKEKIEKAKESWKDKKFAKVDNDDSYIPLPEINKNIKQK, encoded by the coding sequence ATGTCAAACACGGACCTAATCATCGAAGAAAGAAGCAGAGATATCGGCGATTTTCTGGTTGGCCGATTAATTCCATTTAGAAAGAAAAGAATGGTAGGTCCATTCATTTTTATCGACCATATGGGTCCGAGTACTGTTGGGCCAGGTTCATATTTAGACATTGATCAACATCCACACATTGGACTTTCCACATTGACCTATCTATTCGAAGGTGAAATTCAACATAAAGACAGTATAGGATCAAATCAACATATTATGCCTGGATCAGTCAACTGGATGACAGCAGGTAAAGGTGTTACTCACACAGAAAGAACGCCACAACCCTTAAGGGATGGTCGGTCTTTCATCATGCATGGATATCAAATATGGGTGGCACTACCAAAGCATCTTGAAGACATAGAACCCTCATTTCATCACATGGATGGTTCTGAATTACCTACCTGGTCAGATAAGGGAGCAAAATTCAAACTGGTTGCAGGTAAAGGATTCGGGAGGGAGTCGCCTCTTCCCGTTCATTCTGAATTGTTCATGATAGAAATTGAGACTGACGGTGATTATGAGCTTGATATTCAAGGTCACTTAAAAGGAGAGATTGGTATCTGCATTGTGAAAGGAGGAATAACAGCCTGCAATCAAAAGATATCGAAAGGAAATATGCTTGTTTCCAAAACCGATGATGCCTGCCAATTAAAGGTTGACACAAAATCAAGAATTCTTCTCTTTGGTGGAGAGGCTTTCCCTGAGGAACGGCATATTTTCTGGAATTTTGTATCTTCAGATAAAGAGAAAATCGAGAAAGCAAAGGAAAGTTGGAAGGATAAGAAGTTTGCTAAAGTAGATAATGATGATAGTTATATTCCACTACCTGAAATAAACAAAAACATTAAACAAAAATAA
- the argS gene encoding arginine--tRNA ligase — MLDKKIRKGISDAFKALFDHELSVNEVILQPTRKEFEGTYTFVVFPYLKVTKGNPESSGNQIGEWLKENVLAIRNFNVVKGFLNLEIEDLNWIETLHLISSDTSYGKLPSNGQKVMVEFSSPNTNKPLHLGHLRNNFLGDSASRILEANGYEVMKVNLVNDRGIHICKSMLAYQKYGEGESPQKSGIKGDHLIGKYYVRFDQEYKKEITGLVDSGIDPEEAKKSAPLMKEAQEMLQKWENGDKETVTLWEKMNGWVYDGFDKTYETMGIRFDTMYKESNTYLLGKEVVEEGLEKGIFFLKENGSVWVDLTEDGLDEKLVLRGDGTAVYMTQDMGTCDMKYKDFPFDKTVFVIGNEQDYHCKVLFAIMKKLGRSYADGLYHLSYGMVDLPTGKMKSREGTVVDADDLLQEMFDTAEKHTRELGKIEGMEEEEARNLYRMLGLGALKYFLLKVDPKKRMLFNPQESIEFQGHTGPFIQYTHARISAIRRRAQSLKSDPTFSPEKVGELSKREVDLIFKITEYTGALKEAAKEYSPSIMAQYVYDIAKEYNGFYQEVPIFNEENKDKLAFRIALSSVTAYLIKQGMNLLGIDVPERM, encoded by the coding sequence ATGCTTGACAAAAAAATACGAAAAGGAATATCTGATGCTTTTAAAGCATTATTTGATCACGAACTTTCAGTTAATGAGGTTATACTTCAACCAACTAGGAAAGAGTTTGAGGGGACTTACACATTTGTGGTTTTTCCATACCTCAAAGTGACTAAGGGGAACCCTGAATCTTCTGGCAATCAAATTGGAGAATGGCTCAAAGAAAATGTCTTGGCTATTAGAAATTTTAATGTTGTAAAAGGATTCTTGAATCTGGAAATAGAAGACTTAAATTGGATAGAGACGCTTCATCTGATTTCATCAGATACGAGTTACGGTAAGCTACCATCTAACGGTCAAAAAGTGATGGTTGAGTTTAGCTCACCCAACACAAATAAGCCACTTCATTTAGGGCATCTAAGAAATAACTTCCTTGGAGATTCAGCCTCCCGTATACTCGAAGCAAATGGGTACGAAGTGATGAAGGTAAACCTTGTCAATGACAGAGGAATCCATATCTGTAAGTCCATGCTTGCTTATCAGAAATATGGTGAAGGAGAAAGTCCCCAGAAATCGGGGATTAAGGGAGACCATTTGATTGGCAAATATTATGTGCGATTTGATCAAGAGTATAAAAAGGAAATTACAGGTCTGGTAGATAGTGGGATAGATCCTGAGGAAGCAAAAAAGTCAGCTCCGCTCATGAAAGAAGCTCAGGAAATGCTTCAAAAATGGGAAAATGGAGATAAGGAAACTGTAACTCTATGGGAGAAAATGAATGGATGGGTTTACGATGGTTTTGATAAGACCTATGAAACTATGGGCATTCGTTTTGATACCATGTACAAGGAGTCAAATACCTATTTGTTAGGAAAAGAAGTAGTTGAAGAAGGACTTGAAAAAGGCATTTTCTTTCTTAAAGAAAATGGATCTGTATGGGTAGATCTTACAGAGGATGGGTTGGATGAAAAACTGGTGCTAAGAGGAGATGGAACAGCCGTATACATGACTCAGGATATGGGTACATGTGATATGAAATACAAAGATTTTCCTTTTGATAAAACAGTCTTTGTGATTGGAAATGAGCAGGATTACCATTGCAAAGTACTTTTTGCGATTATGAAAAAGCTTGGAAGATCCTATGCAGATGGCTTATATCATCTTTCATATGGAATGGTTGATTTACCTACAGGTAAAATGAAATCCAGAGAGGGAACCGTTGTGGACGCGGATGATTTGTTGCAGGAAATGTTCGATACAGCTGAAAAGCATACACGTGAGTTGGGTAAGATTGAGGGGATGGAGGAAGAGGAAGCTCGAAATCTTTATCGGATGCTTGGGCTAGGGGCTCTTAAGTATTTCTTATTAAAAGTAGATCCGAAAAAAAGAATGTTATTCAATCCGCAGGAGTCTATTGAGTTTCAAGGACACACGGGTCCATTTATTCAATATACTCATGCAAGGATATCGGCTATTCGCAGAAGAGCCCAATCTCTAAAATCCGATCCAACTTTTTCCCCGGAGAAAGTAGGAGAGCTAAGTAAAAGAGAAGTTGATTTAATCTTTAAAATCACAGAATACACAGGAGCGCTTAAGGAGGCTGCTAAGGAATATTCACCGTCCATCATGGCTCAATACGTTTATGATATTGCTAAAGAGTATAACGGATTTTACCAGGAAGTACCAATATTCAACGAAGAGAATAAAGATAAACTGGCATTTAGAATAGCACTTTCTTCAGTAACAGCTTATCTTATCAAACAAGGAATGAACTTACTTGGTATAGATGTACCCGAAAGAATGTAA
- a CDS encoding polyprenol monophosphomannose synthase, translating into MKKNLVVIPTYNECENIQDIIMVTRMLNPAFDILVVDDGSPDGTADIVKEEMEKTPNRIFLIEREGKLGLGTAYITGFKWALEKGYDFICEMDADFSHDPNDLIKLQKACEEGADVAIGSRYVTGVNVVNWPMGRVLMSYFASFYVRIITGMPFRDSTAGFKCYNRRVFEKLNLDKIHFIGYAFQIEMKFNAWKHGYKIVEVPIIFTDRTKGVSKMSKGIFKEAIFGVLQMKIKSLFKKYEPAT; encoded by the coding sequence ATGAAAAAAAACTTAGTTGTCATACCAACCTATAATGAATGCGAAAATATTCAGGATATCATCATGGTAACAAGAATGCTTAACCCTGCATTCGATATTTTGGTTGTGGATGACGGGTCTCCTGATGGTACAGCCGACATTGTGAAGGAAGAAATGGAGAAGACTCCTAATCGTATTTTTCTAATTGAGCGAGAAGGAAAACTAGGACTAGGTACCGCATATATCACAGGTTTCAAATGGGCATTGGAAAAAGGTTATGATTTCATTTGCGAAATGGACGCAGATTTTTCTCATGATCCTAATGATTTGATCAAGCTTCAGAAAGCTTGTGAGGAAGGAGCAGATGTTGCCATAGGAAGTAGGTATGTTACCGGAGTTAACGTTGTTAACTGGCCTATGGGTAGAGTATTGATGAGCTACTTTGCCAGTTTTTATGTACGCATAATTACGGGGATGCCTTTCAGAGACAGTACTGCTGGATTCAAGTGTTACAATAGGCGCGTTTTTGAAAAGTTGAATTTGGATAAAATCCATTTTATTGGCTATGCTTTCCAGATTGAGATGAAATTTAATGCATGGAAACATGGATACAAGATTGTAGAGGTTCCAATCATTTTTACAGATCGTACCAAAGGAGTCTCTAAAATGTCGAAAGGTATTTTTAAAGAAGCTATTTTTGGGGTTCTCCAAATGAAGATTAAGAGCCTATTCAAAAAATATGAGCCAGCTACTTAG
- a CDS encoding glutaminase produces MDYQGILNEIKVNVDCTKLPGEVASYIPELAKISPDKFGMHLYSVIGEEFCFGESQERFSIQSISKVLSLSLALLYEGENVWKRVGVEPSGDPFNSLVQLEYENGIPRNPLINSGALVICDILVSHLENPKAEYLQFVRKIAQNDQIDFDEKVAESEKAEGHHNRAMINLIKAYGNIKNDVEEVLDFYFYTCSVQMSCKELARTFVLYANHGCLIETGEQILSVKRTKRINALMQTCGFYDEAGEFSFRVGLPGKSGVGGGIVAVYPNMYSVAVWSPKLNEKGNSTAGMLALELLTNITGSSIF; encoded by the coding sequence ATGGACTACCAAGGTATTTTAAACGAAATCAAGGTGAATGTAGACTGCACCAAATTGCCAGGTGAAGTAGCCTCATACATTCCAGAATTAGCGAAAATTTCTCCTGATAAGTTCGGCATGCATCTATACAGCGTTATTGGCGAGGAGTTTTGTTTCGGAGAGTCACAAGAGCGGTTTTCCATTCAAAGTATTTCGAAAGTCTTATCATTATCACTCGCTTTGCTATATGAAGGTGAGAACGTCTGGAAGCGTGTAGGTGTAGAGCCCAGTGGAGATCCGTTTAACTCACTGGTTCAGCTGGAGTATGAAAATGGTATTCCAAGAAACCCCCTAATCAATTCAGGAGCTTTAGTTATTTGTGATATCCTCGTCTCACATTTAGAAAATCCCAAAGCTGAATACCTCCAATTTGTAAGAAAAATTGCCCAAAATGATCAAATTGATTTTGACGAAAAGGTAGCTGAATCGGAAAAAGCAGAAGGGCATCACAATCGTGCCATGATCAACCTCATAAAAGCGTACGGAAACATTAAAAATGATGTGGAAGAGGTTTTAGATTTCTACTTCTATACATGTTCTGTGCAGATGTCCTGTAAAGAGCTAGCTAGAACCTTCGTATTATATGCTAATCATGGGTGCCTAATAGAGACTGGTGAGCAAATTTTAAGCGTGAAACGCACAAAGAGAATCAATGCTTTGATGCAAACCTGTGGGTTTTACGACGAAGCTGGAGAATTTTCTTTTAGAGTAGGACTTCCTGGTAAAAGTGGTGTCGGTGGTGGTATTGTCGCAGTATATCCCAATATGTACTCGGTCGCGGTATGGAGTCCAAAATTGAATGAAAAAGGGAACTCTACGGCTGGAATGCTCGCTTTAGAATTACTCACTAACATTACAGGATCATCCATTTTCTAA